From the genome of Primulina eburnea isolate SZY01 chromosome 12, ASM2296580v1, whole genome shotgun sequence, one region includes:
- the LOC140807367 gene encoding LOW QUALITY PROTEIN: peroxidase 4-like (The sequence of the model RefSeq protein was modified relative to this genomic sequence to represent the inferred CDS: deleted 1 base in 1 codon), with product MALTSVFFKNHGINLALVLLILLIGNSSAQLSADFYSKSCPQLFTTVKSVVHKAIQREARMGASLLRLFFHDCFVNGCDASVLLDDTSSFTGEKRAVPNLNSARGFDVVDKIKSAVEKVCPGVVSCADALAIAARDSVVILGGPNWGVKLGRRDARTASQAAANNSIPPPTSNLNSLISRFNALGLSTKDMVALSGSHTIGQARCTSFRARIYNETNLDRSLAKTRQGNCPRPNGVGDNNLAPLDQTPTTFDNNYFNSLLNRRGLLHSDQQLFNGGSTDSIVRTYSKNMEVFKSDFAVAMIKMGDIRPLTGSNGEIRKNCRRLN from the exons ATGGCTTTAACTtcggtatttttcaagaatcaTGGCATTAATTTGGCTCTAGTTTTGTTGATTCTGTTGATAGGAAACTCTTCAGCTCAACTTTCCGCAGATTTTTACTCAAAATCTTGTCCACAGCTTTTCACTACTGTGAAATCTGTGGTGCATAAGGCAATTCAAAGAGAAGCTCGAATGGGGGCTTCTCTTCTGCGCTTATTCTTCCACGATTGCTTCGTTAAT GGATGTGATGCGTCA GTCCTCCTCGACGACACATCGTCTTTCACAGGTGAGAAAAGGGCAGTTCCGAACCTGAATTCAGCCCGTGGATTCGATGTTGTGGACAAGATTAAGTCTGCAGTGGAGAAAGTGTGCCCCGGTGTCGTCTCCTGTGCCGATGCCTTAGCCATTGCTGCACGCGACTCCGTTGTCATA TTAGGAGGGCCTAATTGGGGGGTAAAACTAGGCAGAAGAGATGCAAGAACAGCAAGTCAAGCAGCTGCAAATAACAGCATTCCCCCTCCAACTTCGAATCTCAATTCCCTTATTTCAAGATTCAATGCTCTTGGCCTTTCTACCAAGGACATGGTTGCCTTATCAG GTTCTCACACAATTGGACAAGCAAGATGCACAAGTTTTCGAGCTCGAATATACAACGAAACCAACTTGGATAGATCCCTAGCAAAAACAAGACAAGGGAACTGCCCCAGACCCAATGGTGTGGGAGACAACAATTTGGCACCATTGGATCAGACTCCGACAACCTTCGACAACAACTATTTCAACAGCCTTTTGAACCGTCGTGGCCTCCTCCACTCCGACCAACAGTTGTTTAACGGAGGGTCGACTGATTCGATTGTAAGAACGTACAGTAAGAACATGGAAGTCTTCAAGTCCGATTTCGCGGTAGCCATGATCAAGATGGGTGACATTAGGCCCTTGACTGGATCCAATGGTGAAATAAGGAAGAATTGCAGAAGGCTCAACTAG
- the LOC140807678 gene encoding adenine/guanine permease AZG1, with amino-acid sequence MDVESGPPPPLTDIQSTVSRLNSYVAKTRIGKRFKLKDRNTTFTTELRAGTTTFLTMAYILAVNASILSDSGGTCSVSDCIPLCSDPSVSPSDCVNNSNLRLIQPDVTCKFEPVNPGYAACLEKTRKDLIVATVASSLIGCVIMGVFANLPLALAPGMGTNAYFAYTVVGFHGSGTVSYQSALAAVFIEGLLFLLISAVGFRAKLAKLVPKPVRISSSAGIGLFLAFIGLQSNQGIGLVGYSSSTLVTLAACPSSSRASLAPVTTFENGTVSLIPGGTVSGDILCLHGRMESPTFWLGVVGFVIIAYCLVKNIKGAMIYGIIFVTAVSWFRNTKVTAFPNTPAGDSAYDYFKKVVDIHKIESTAGALSFKSIGTGHFWEALITFLYVDILDTTGTLYSMARFAGFTDSAGNFEGQYFAFMSDASAIVVGSLLGTSPVTVFIESSTGIREGGRTGLTALTAAGYFMLAFFFTPLLASIPAWAVGPPLILVGVLMMRAVVEVEWDDMRQAIPAFVTLLLMPLTYSIAYGLIGGIGTYIVLNFWDWSKELLGKYRNNNNNNNNNNNNGEVKEVV; translated from the coding sequence ATGGACGTCGAGTCAGGCCCGCCGCCGCCGCTGACCGACATACAGTCCACGGTATCCCGCCTCAACTCGTACGTCGCGAAAACCCGAATCGGAAAACGTTTCAAGCTCAAGGATCGGAACACCACCTTCACCACCGAGCTCCGTGCCGGAACGACCACGTTTCTCACTATGGCCTACATCTTGGCCGTCAACGCCTCCATCTTATCCGATTCTGGCGGCACGTGCTCGGTATCCGACTGCATCCCTCTCTGCTCAGATCCCTCGGTCTCCCCCTCCGACTGTGTGAACAATTCTAATCTCCGCCTTATTCAACCAGACGTCACCTGCAAATTCGAGCCCGTCAACCCCGGCTACGCCGCGTGTTTGGAGAAAACCCGAAAGGATTTGATCGTCGCCACCGTTGCTTCCTCCCTCATAGGCTGCGTAATCATGGGAGTTTTCGCCAATCTCCCGTTAGCTTTAGCACCAGGGATGGGCACCAACGCGTACTTCGCCTACACCGTCGTGGGCTTCCACGGCTCTGGCACTGTGTCCTATCAAAGCGCATTAGCCGCCGTTTTCATCGAAggattattgtttttactaatCTCGGCCGTTGGATTCCGTGCCAAGCTTGCAAAATTGGTACCAAAGCCTGTCAGGATTTCTTCCTCTGCCGGAATCGGATTGTTTTTGGCTTTCATTGGATTGCAGAGCAATCAAGGCATTGGTTTAGTAGGTTACAGCTCCTCCACATTAGTCACCCTGGCGGCTTGCCCGAGTTCATCCCGCGCATCCTTGGCGCCGGTGACGACATTTGAAAACGGAACTGTTTCGTTGATCCCCGGTGGTACAGTATCCGGTGATATACTCTGTTTGCATGGCAGAATGGAGAGCCCCACGTTCTGGTTAGGCGTGGTTGGATTTGTGATTATCGCTTATtgcttggtgaaaaacattaagGGAGCTATGATTTACGGGATTATCTTCGTTACCGCTGTTTCTTGGTTCAGAAACACTAAGGTTACAGCATTTCCAAATACTCCCGCCGGCGATTCTGCCTATGATTATTTCAAGAAAGTGGTTGATATTCACAAAATCGAGAGCACAGCCGGGGCTCTGAGCTTCAAAAGCATCGGAACCGGTCATTTCTGGGAAGCCCTGATCACATTTCTATACGTAGACATACTAGACACCACGGGAACCCTCTACTCCATGGCGCGTTTCGCCGGATTTACAGACTCTGCAGGGAATTTCGAGGGGCAATACTTCGCGTTCATGTCGGACGCTTCGGCGATCGTGGTGGGTTCTTTGCTAGGGACATCGCCGGTGACGGTGTTCATTGAGTCGTCGACGGGGATAAGGGAAGGAGGGAGGACGGGGCTGACGGCTTTGACTGCAGCGGGGTACTTCATGCTGGCTTTCTTCTTCACGCCGCTGCTGGCGTCAATCCCGGCGTGGGCGGTGGGGCCGCCGCTGATATTGGTGGGCGTGCTGATGATGCGGGCGGTTGTTGAGGTGGAGTGGGATGATATGCGGCAGGCGATTCCGGCGTTTGTCACTTTGCTTTTGATGCCTTTGACTTATTCAATTGCGTATGGTTTGATCGGTGGGATTGGGACTTACATTGTTTTGAATTTCTGGGATTGGAGTAAAGAATTATTGGGAAAATAtaggaataataataataataataataataataataataatggtgaGGTGAAAGAAGTTGTATAG
- the LOC140807098 gene encoding uroporphyrinogen decarboxylase, chloroplastic: MACVYGCSVSSISAKFNFTPLSNKKPRFICSVAGAVAEPKAINATEPLLLDAVRGKEVERPPVWLMRQAGRYMKSYQTLCEKYPSFRERSENVDLVVEISLQPWKVFRPDGVILFSDILTPLSGMNIPFDIVKGKGPIIFDPIRSAADVEKVREFNPEESVPYVGEALTILREEVNNEAAVLGFVGAPFTLASYVVEGGSSKHFSKIKRLAFSEPKVLHALLQKFATSMAKYIQYQADKGAQAVQIFDSWATELSPVDFEEFSLPYLKQIVETVKLTHPEFPLILYASGSGGLIERLPLTGVDVVSLDWTVDMAEGRRRLGSNVAVQGNVDPGVLFGSKEFITDRIHDTVKKAGRGKHILNLGHGIVVGTPEENVAHFFEVAKGLRY, from the exons ATGGCTTGTGTTTACGGCTGCTCAGTTTCTTCAATCTCTGCTAAATTCAACTTCACCCCGCTTTCAAATAAAAAACCCAGATTCATTTGCTCTGTAGCAG GGGCTGTTGCCGAACCAAAAGCAATCAATGCCACGGAACCTTTGTTACTTGATGCTGTACGTGGGAAAGAAGTAGAGAGACCTCCGGTTTGGCTTATGAGACAAGCGGGGAGGTACATGAAG AGTTACcaaaccctctgtgagaagtaTCCATCCTTCCGTGAGAGATCAGAAAATGTAGATCTTGTGGTGGAAATTTCCCTTCAGCCATGGAAAGTGTTCAGACCAGATGGA GTCATTTTATTTTCCGACATTCTTACTCCTTTGTCTGGTATGAACATACCATTTGATATCGTAAAAGGTAAGGGTCCTATCATATTTGACCCAATTAGATCCGCTGCTGATGTTGAGAAAGTGAGAGAATTCAATCCTGAAGAGTCAGTTCCATATGTTGGGGAAGCTTTAACTATCCTGCGAGAGGAG GTAAATAATGAAGCTGCGGTTCTTGGTTTTGTCGGCGCTCCTTTCACCTTGGCTTCTTATGTAGTTGAAGGAGGTTCTTCGAAGCACTTCTCAAAAATAAAGAGATTGGCTTTCTCAGAACCCAAG GTCCTTCATGCACTACTTCAAAAATTTGCAACCTCCATGGCGAAATATATTCAGTACCAAGCAGACAAGGGAGCTCAAGCCGttcagatattcgattcgtGGGCCACAGAACTTAGCCCCGTAGATTTCGAAGAGTTCAGTCTACCTTACCTGAAACAAATAGTAGAAACTGTGAAACTCACCCATCCCGAATTCCCACTAATTCTTTATGCCAGTGGATCAGGTGGCCTAATTGAGAGACTACCACTAACCGGTGTAGATGTTGTTAGCTTGGATTGGACAGTGGACATGGCTGAGGGAAGGCGTCGACTTGGCTCCAACGTGGCAGTTCAGGGTAATGTGGATCCTGGTGTTCTTTTTGGCTCAAAAGAATTCATCACTGACCGTATACATGATACTGTGAAAAAAGCTGGTAGAGGGAAACATATACTGAATCTTGGACATGGCATCGTAGTAGGTACACCTGAGGAAAATGTTGCTCATTTCTTCGAAGTTGCTAAAGGTCTTAGGTACTAG
- the LOC140808169 gene encoding LOB domain-containing protein 15, translating to MSRERERFEEIAKKIKRETNVFPPTREGRRHMLGLPAGTLNTVTPCAACKLLRRRCSQECPFSPYFSPHEPQKFASVHKVFGASNVSKMLMEVAENQRADTANSLVYEANVRLRDPIYGCMGTISALQQQVQALQAELNAVKAEILKYKYSETNDNIINLPYSHSVATHSSNVVSIAAPPPTPQPPLPPTPPSIPITPAMYNTVVVTSSPADFSTITDGNITYFG from the exons ATGTCAAGAGAAAG GGAGAGATTCGAGGAGATAGCGAAAAAGATAAAGAGAGAAACCAATGTCTTCCCTCCTACACGAGAAGGAAGGAGGCATATGCTAGGGCTACCAGCTGGAACCCTAAACACAGTCACGCCCTGTGCTGCCTGCAAGCTTTTGAGACGACGTTGCTCCCAAGAATGTCCCTTTTCTCCATATTTTTCGCCACATGAGCCTCAAAAGTTTGCATCTGTTCACAAAGTATTTGGAGCTAGCAATGTTTCCAAGATGCTAATG GAAGTAGCTGAAAATCAAAGAGCAGACACAGCCAATAGTCTTGTTTACGAGGCCAATGTAAGGCTAAGGGATCCAATCTACGGTTGCATGGGAACCATTTCTGCCTTGCAGCAACAAGTTCAAGCTTTACAAGCTGAACTAAACGCAGTAAAGGCTGAGATTTTGAAATACAAATATAGTGAAACCAATGACAATATAATTAACCTTCCATATTCTCATAGTGTGGCAACACACTCCTCAAACGTCGTCTCGATCGCTGCGCCGCCACCAACACCTCAACCGCCACTGCCACCAACTCCTCCCTCCATTCCGATCACACCGGCCATGTACAATACAGTCGTCGTTACGTCTAGCCCTGCTGACTTTAGCACCATAACTGATGGAAATATTACTTATTTTGGTTAG